The following nucleotide sequence is from Mycosarcoma maydis chromosome 21, whole genome shotgun sequence.
CTTCCTCTCCGGCTCCGACACCAAGGACTACGACCGTCTGCCTCCATCCTCACCTTCTTTTCCCGGCTCGCGCATATCCATGAGTATGGAGGAGAGCGCAAGAGCTGACAAGCCAATGCAGCCCATTCAAGGCTTTCTCGCCGTCATTGCTGCATGCTTCACCTCGGGTCTCGCTGGCGTCTATTTCGAAATGGTGCTCAAGACCTCTGATGCCAATCTTTGGGCCAGAAATGTGCAGCTTTCCGCCTGGTCCCTTCTTCCCGCTGCGCTCCCTGTCTTCCTAGAGATGGTCCGTCATGGCATCGACTCGCCCTTCTTGCATTTCGGCGCGAGCGCATGGGCCACCGTGGTGCTTCAAGTCACCGGTGGTCTGGCCGTCGCCATGGTCATCAAGCACGCTGACAATATCTTGAAGGGCTTCGCGgtcagcttcagcatcgtGCTCAGCTTTGGCTTCAGCGTCGCCTTCTTCAATTTCCCATTTACCGCTCCCTTCGCTGCAGGTGTGACACTAGTCATCTTGAGCACACTCTCCTATTCTCGTGCGCCCATGAAAAGGCTTACAAAAGCTCCATCTACTTGGGCCACCGTGACAGACGCTGCGTCGTCCTCAGCAACTTCTTCCTTCCGCGACAAGACTAGGTTGCTCCGAGACTGAATCATCACAACCATTACCACTTCCTTCAGCATAACCTCACCGACCTGTGCATTCATCTCTGTTGTGCCCATGTGTCTCGCTGAGCTCAAGCATGTACACGATCTAGAGCTTGCTCGCGTTGGCCCACTGTGCTGTCCAGTCCTAACGTGCTCCCGGCATCTTGAGCAATCTCTCAtgtgcattcgtgattatcgACTCGATGGATGCTGTCAACGGTGTTTGTTATCCTAAGGTAGGCTAGCCAAATGCCGGTACTTATCTGCTACATGACTCAAAAGAGATCTGCAGCTCTGACCTTGTGAGTCTCTAGCCCATCTCCACTCAAAGCTGCCTGCTCGTTGGGCGGGGGCACGTTCGCCGAAACTCCGCctgttggcgatggcgctgCTCTGTAACCGGGCGGCGGTTGCCTTGGAGGTGGCCTTGCAAAGTTCGGTGGTGGAGCTCCGTAGACCGGTGGTAGCGTTGGTGGAGGCACCGAGTACGGTCCAGGTGCACCAAACCCGCTCAACATGCCTGGCATCATACCGGGTATTGGCGCCTTGCCGCTCATGAGGGCCTTGTGTGCCTCCAGCTGGATTCGCAGTTGCTCTTTGGACAGCACAAGCTTCTCGATTCGCGGGCGTTTGTTCTGCGTCGGTACGTTTCCGTCAGCCCTTTGAGCGGCTCGGCGTGCCTTCCATTCTGCTAGATCCTTTTCCGGGATACCTGCCATGCCATAGATTTCGATCTCGAAAGAATCTCGCCCAGGTAACGTGTTCTCGATCCTGTCCAGCCGAACCAAAGTAAGAATGGGTCAGCGACTAGCGTGAGGTAATAGTTTGGCACATCAAGTCGGAGCAGCACCTACTTTTCTGGATCCGCTTTGTGTACTTGCGTAAGATGCACTGCAAGACCCCCTGCTGTGTTCAGCCTTCGCGGACATTGTGGACATCTGTAGTGCTTGGATTTTTGATGCTGCAGTAGAACTGTTACAAGAGAGCAGCAAGGCGTTTGAGGTCAATTGTGAGACGATGCGAGCTCGCGTTCATTCTAATGGCCTACCTTTCTCGTCTTCGAACTCGCGACTACAATTCATTGCAAGGTACGCGTTGGGATGTGGTCAGGTTTTTGTCAGCTACGATGCAGAGTGAGCGAGGGGTCAACGTGACAACCGACTTACTCGCAGTACCAGCACCACGCCTCGAGCTGAAGCGTCtttctcttcttctttgccatcgtcgctgGCTCTTCCTGTGGTACGCTTGGGTCGAGAATTCTGATGAACGTGGAAAGCAAGAAGGATTCTAGCTTTCGACGACTCAGAAAGAACGCAGCTCCACTTGGA
It contains:
- a CDS encoding uncharacterized protein (related to zinc finger protein), encoding MAKKKRKTLQLEAWCWYCDREFEDEKVLLQHQKSKHYRCPQCPRRLNTAGGLAVHLTQVHKADPEKIENTLPGRDSFEIEIYGMAGIPEKDLAEWKARRAAQRADGNVPTQNKRPRIEKLVLSKEQLRIQLEAHKALMSGKAPIPGMMPGMLSGFGAPGPYSVPPPTLPPVYGAPPPNFARPPPRQPPPGYRAAPSPTGGVSANVPPPNEQAALSGDGLETHKVRAADLF